The Acidimicrobiia bacterium region CGAGTTCCGAAGACACATGCCGGCGTTCTCGCCGGTACAGGTCGACCGATACGCGCCGCGCAATCGTGTAGAGCCAGGGAGCGATTCCTCTGGTCGCGTCGAACCGATCGGCTGCCTGCCAGGCTTTCATGAAGGTCAATTGCACTGCTTCCTCTGCCAATGATCGGTCACCGAGCGCTCCGTAGGCGACGGTAAAGACTGCTCGCGAATAGGCGCGATACAAAACCCGAACTGATTCGGGGTCGCCCCGCTGAAAGCGGCGGATGAGATTCGTGTCATTCAATGCTCTGAACAGTACGCATCCGGTCGCGGTTCGGTTCTTTTCCGACGCAGCGAGCACCTCCGGCGGGGCGTTCCTCCGGGACCCATCAAGAAGGGTCCCGGAGGTCGGGGTCGATCAGCCTTGCATGGCTTGGCCGTCGACGCCGATGACGTACCAGACGTCGCCGACGCCTTGGCCGTTCGTGTCGCCGGGGGCGGTGTCGTTGGCGAAGTAGTAAAGGGGCCATCCGCCGTAGGTGGCCTGGGTGGTGTTGTCGGTGCGGGTGGTTTCGCCGGTCAACGATCCGTCGATGCCGGTTCCCGGATCGGCGGGTGAGTGAAAGACCGGCCAGTTCTCTTCGCAGCCTCCGTAGCAGGTGCTTTCGCCCTGGTTGTCCGGGAGAAAGATATAGAGAGTGTTGCCGTCCTGGTCGGCCAGGATCGGCCCGAATACCGAATCCACCAGGGAGAGCCCGTTTTCGGCCGTTGCCCCAGTAGTCGTTGGGATGGGCGCCGGTGTTGTCGTGGTCGCCTGCGTGGTTGGTGCCGTGTCCGGCGCCCCGGTGGAATCGGAGCTACTCGTGCCTGACCCGCATGATGCGATCAGCACGGCCAGGGCAATGATCATGATGAACTGTCTCAACGTATGGTCCTCTCGCCGATCCCGCCGGGTGCGGGCATCTTCGGAGACCAGTACGGGAGGCCACGCTAAATGGTTCGCGCAATCCCGACCGCGCCGCGAGAGACACGTTGACCGATCGGTGTGGTACTCCTGCGGTGGCCTCAGCCGGAGAGGCGCGGAAAGAAACGGGGCCGCCTTTGAGCAGCCCCGTTTCGGTTCGTCAGCTGTTCGTATTAGTCCTGTGTGTATGGCCTCGACAGCCGGACACCCTGCCGGAGTGACACCGCGGTACCAATGACGAAGGCGAGGGTCATTGCCACGATCGGGCCGGCCGGTACCGACATGAGCATTCCGGTCACCCGGTTGCCCACGATCGAGGTGATCAAGAACACGGCCAGGCCGACGCCGATTCCTGTCGTCCCGAATAGCGATTCAGGTAGCTCCGGCGACTACCGCTATCTTTAGTTGGACATGAGCTCTATCAAGCCCCCAAGACCCATCGCGAATCGACTGAACGAGTCTCCAGAGACATCGATCGAATCCACCGTGAGCACTCACCGGCGACGGTCGTTTGAGAGACTCGGCGCCTCCAGTCGAGCGCATTTGGTGGCGTTGTTGATCCGGCTGCGGATAACCGAATGAGGTCTATCGGACGTTCGGTGATCGGTATGGTCGTTCTTGCAATGCTCGCTGGGGCGTGTGGTGGCCAGCCGGCTCAAGAGACCTCTCCGACGATTCAAGTAGACGTTTCGCCCAGCGAGGGGTCAACCGGTGCGCCCTTGGCGATCGTGGTGAATTCACCTGGCACGCTGGTTCCCGGTGAGGTGAGGCTGCTCCTGGCGCTCATTGATCAGGACGGAAGTCAGATTGCCGGCCCCGATGTACCAGCCCAGGTTCAGCTCCTCAGTCCGGATACCGGCCAGGTCGTGAGTACGGTTGCAGCTGGATTCGTATGGACGGTGCCAGACGCCCGCGGGCTATATGTGGCACATCTGGATATTCCTGAGCCAGGAGTCTGGGGGGTGGTGGTCGTCGCTGACGGCTATGAACCGTCCGACCCGTCCGGGGTGCAGATCTTCGACGACCCGGTAATTCCGGTGCCAGGCGTGGCTGCCCCTCGTTCCGTGACACCCACAGGCGTGGAGTTCGACCTTGCGGAGATCTCGTCCGATCCGACCCCGAACCCCCGGTTCTACGAGTCGTCCCTCGACGCAGTCCTCGGAGGAGGTATCCCGGTAGTCGTCGTATTCGC contains the following coding sequences:
- a CDS encoding thioredoxin family protein, coding for MRSIGRSVIGMVVLAMLAGACGGQPAQETSPTIQVDVSPSEGSTGAPLAIVVNSPGTLVPGEVRLLLALIDQDGSQIAGPDVPAQVQLLSPDTGQVVSTVAAGFVWTVPDARGLYVAHLDIPEPGVWGVVVVADGYEPSDPSGVQIFDDPVIPVPGVAAPRSVTPTGVEFDLAEISSDPTPNPRFYESSLDAVLGGGIPVVVVFATPALCTSAACGPMLDVVDEVAADFKDVAFVHVEVYTNLDAQTGDLELAPAILEWGLPSEPWVFVMDGEGVVSSAFEGAINADELVAAIEGAG
- a CDS encoding RNA polymerase sigma factor, encoding MNDTNLIRRFQRGDPESVRVLYRAYSRAVFTVAYGALGDRSLAEEAVQLTFMKAWQAADRFDATRGIAPWLYTIARRVSVDLYRRERRHVSSELDRDLAVMPPSFEGMWEAWEVRAALDKLPKEERAIIETTHYRQLTMVETAAELGIPIGTVKSRSHRAHRRLAEVLSHLREETA